In the Arthrobacter sp. CDRTa11 genome, AGGGCCGTTCCGTCCAGCGGTGCCAGGATCAGCAGATCGGCACCTTGGGTCAGCATCTGGTCTACCTGCTGCTGCTGGGTGGGGATGTCGTTATTGGCGTACTGGAGGTCCACCTGGTAACCGACCTTTTCCAGCCCTTCCTTGATGGCCTTACCGTCGGTGATCCAGCGCTCTTCATCCTGGCTGGGCAGTGAAACTCCGATGCGGGTGTCGGCGGGAGCCTGTGTCCCTCCGCCGGCCGCGTTGCCGCTGCCTGCACCCCCTCCTGCACAACCAGCAAGTACCAGTGACGTGGCTGCAGTTGCAGCGAACATGACAATTTTCTTAAACACCGTTCTCCTCCTTTGGAGAGCCGCGTGACGCTGAAGGCGTCAGTTCTGCGTCGGCAGGACCGCCGCGCCTGAAATTTAGATGTGATTGCGAGCACTTGGTGCCGTACAATGGACACCATGTTCGCACAGTACCAGCTTGGAAAGCTAGTGGTGTTCCACATTACATTTTGTGCGCACCTCGGGTCGGGCCTTCAGGGCACCTGGGGCCGGACGGACAACATTGGCTGAAATGGCCAAATGCAGCGCATCGCGTGAGGTTTAGTGACCTGGATGCTATCGGCTCCTAGGGGCCAGGAAAGAGGCGGTTGGTGAACACCATTCAGCTGTTGAAGAAAGCCGGCCAAGTGATCGATGAATTGGCCCGGATTGGCCAGTCAACGCCGGCGGAGCTGGCCAAGGTCGTGTCCGAGCCGCGGCCGACGGTGTACCGGATTGTTGCTGCGCTGGAGCAGGAAAAGCTCGTCCGCTCAGGCGGTTACGGCAAGCTTGAGCTGGGGACCGGGATACTCAAACTGGGTGACGCAGCGGCGGATGCGCTCGTGGACCGCGCAGAGCTGCGCGAACAGTTGCGCTGGATCCGTAGCCAGCTGGGCATGAGCCCCTACTTCTGCGTCCTGCGCGAAAACGGGGCCGTATGCCTGGACCAGATCCAGGGCGCAGACGTCGACCTGCATGACCTGGCCCCCGGGCGTACCCTTCCGCTCCACGCCGGGGCCGCATCACAGGCTCTCCTGGCCTTCGGCGCGCCCGAGTTCCGGGAGAGCGTATTGGCCTCGTGCCCTTACCCCGGTATCGCTTCCCGGACGCCGCTCACCGGGGAGCAGTTGAGGGAGAGGGTCGAGCAGACCGCCAGGCGCGGATGGAGCGTTGAAGACAGCGAGGTCATCGAAGGCGTCGCCTCAATTGCCGTTCCGGTCTTCCGGCACGATGGCAGCCTGCTGGGTGCCATCTCGGTCGCGGGCCTGCGGGCAACAGTCCTCGGCCAGGAGGGCGCGGCGCGGCGAATCCTGGACGCCGCCGCGCAGGGAATCGCCGCTTCCATGTCCCAGGAAGACCCGAACGATACAAAAGAAGCCACCCGGCTCGACCCTCCGGAAGGATCCGAGCGGGACTCCCCCCGCGCCCCTGCCGTCATCGCGAAAGCATCCGCACTGATGTCGGCTTTGGCTGAAGAACGGATCGCGACGTCCACCAGGCTGACCGAGCTGCTTGAAGAACCCGCCAGTTCCATATATCGGATGCTGGCCACCTTGGCTGAAGCCGGATGGGTGGAACAGATCGGCCATCGCGGCGCATACCGGGTGGGAAGCAAAATGATCGCCCTTTCGGGCGACCTCACACGCCGCTTGGATATCCGCCGTGCTGCCGCCCCGATCCTGCGCGAAATCCACACAGCAACGGGGGAAACGACCTTCTTGTGCATCCGCCGTGGCACCCGGGCGGTCTGCATCGAGCGCATTGACGGGATACGGGTCAACAGCCGTGTCCTGAAGCTGGGGGAGTCCCTTCCCCTGCATGTCGGCGCCGCGCCCCGTGCGCTGCTCGCGTTCGAAGACCGGGCGTCGTGGGATGAATATGCCGCGGTCGTCGCCAGCAGCGGCGAGCCTTGGCGGGATGTTCGGTCCCGTTCGGAGTTCTATTCCGGACTGGAGGACATCCGGGACCAGGGGTTCGTGGTCAGCGACAACAACGTCACCCCGGGCATCGCCGCCATCGGGGCACCCGTCTTCGACCACCGCGGCGAGGTTGCGGCTTCTTTGTCCATCAGTGGGCTGCGCGAGGGCATCCTGAGCCGGCCCGAGGGCGAAGAGCCGATCGTCGGTCTCCTCCTGCGGGGAACCAGGGCTTTGTCGGACTATCTAGGGGCGCCGCAGGCTGCGTTGAAGAAGGATGCGGACGTGTCACAGGTCATAGCTTGACCGAAGGCCCCCTCCATGAAATGCTTTGGACAAGCTGTCCATTAGGTGACACTGCATCCTAATCTTTTTGATCCGGTGGAGCACCGCTGCCCGCCCCCATCAAAACCATAAAAGCACCGATCAGGGTGCTCAGTCGAAGGAGATAATGCGTTGGAACCGATTGTCGTAGGACTTCTGGGAATCACACACCCGCACGCCTCTGCCCGGGTTCGCGCCCTGCGCGAAATTGAAGGGGTTGAAGTGGTTGCGGCCGCGGACGACGATCCCCGCCTGCAGTACTTCACCGATAAGTACGACATGGAGCCCCGCTCCATTGACGCGCTGCTCCAGGACGAGCGCATCAACGCGATCATGGTCCACTCCAAGAGCAAGGACATGGTCCCCCACGCCCTGCGCGCACTGGCCGCCGGCAAGTCCGTTGTCGTCGAAAAGCCAGGCGGGGGAACCGTTGAAGACCTGGTTCAGCTGGCCGAGGCCGAGTCCAAGGCAACCCCCGGGCTGGTGGTGCAGGTCGGATACAACGTTCGCCTCGCCCAGTCCATCGCAGAGGCCAAGGAACTCATCGACGCCGGCGTCATTGGTGAGGTGGTTTCCGTCTCCGCCCGCGGTGCTGCCCTCGTCGGTGAACACCTGACCGCGCACCTGAACCAGCCCGCCGACATGGGAGGGGCACTGTGGATCATCGGATGCCACATGCTTGACTCCCTGGTGCACATGTTCGGCGCACCCGATTCGGTCAACGCCCGTGTCCACAAGTCCGGACGCCTGTCCGACGAGTCGAGCCGGGAAGATTCCGCAGCTGTCCTGCTGAACTACCCGGACAAGTCCGTGACCTTCAGCTTCGACGGGCACGACCGCCTTGAGTGGTTCGAGAGCTCCCGTATCTCCGTCTACGGGACCGGCGGCATGCTGGAAATCGGCATCCTGCCCCAGAAGCTGCGCGTCTACGTGGACCAGGACCGGGCCGGCTGGCGCGCCGGCTGGACCGAGTGGACCCAAAGCCACTTCACCCCGCCGTTCGCCAGGACCGAACTGAACAAGTTCTCGGAACTGCCCGAACTGGAAAACATCAGCAACTTCCACCCTGAAATGCGTGGCTGGGTCGACAGCATCCGCACCGGCGCCCCGGTAGTCGCACCGGTCGCCGACGCCCTGGCCGTCGCTCGGATTGTCGACGCCTGCTACCGCTCCGAGAAGGAACAGGGAGCATCCATGGAGGTCGAGACCGCATGACCAGCGAAACCAACGCAGCTCCGCAGCTGATCGCAACCTGCTGGGTGAGCGCCGGCGATACCGCCCCCGGACGCCCGAACGAAACGAGCCCCATCCCGATCCAGGAGCGCATCAACCTCATAGCGCAGACCGGGTGGTCAGGCATCGGACTGGTACACCACGATCTGCTGCATGCACGCCGCACCATCGGCTACGCCGAGCTGGGGCGCATGATCCGCGAGGCAGGAATCGGCATCATCGAAGTCGAATTCCTCAACGGCTGGTGGGCCTCAGGGGCCGAGCGCGCCGAATCCGACATCCAACGCGCCGAGCTGTTCGAAGCCGCAAAGGCCCTGGGTGCCCGCCACATAAAGGTCGGAGCCGGCATGACAGACAACCCCCTGCCGCTGTCGACGATGGCCAGCGCATTTTCCGACCTGGCAGACGAGGCCGCTGAATCCGGCATCCGGCTTGCCCTCGAGGCGACACCGTTCTCCCACCTGCGCACGGCGCAGGAAGCGGTCAAGGTCGTGACCTACTCCGACAGTCCCGCCGCCGGCCTCATGATCGACATCTGGCACACCCACCGGTCCGGCCTCTCCCACGACGACCTCTGGGACGTTGTGCCCATGGACAAGGTCTTCGCCGTAGAAATCGACGACGGTTACAAGGACGTCGTTGGCACCATCTTCGAAGACACCATCAACAACCGAGCCTACTGCGGTCAGGGCGACTTCGACACCCGCACGTTCATCCAGCGAACTCTCGATGCCGGCTACAAGGGCCCCTGGGGAGTGGAAATCATTTCCGCCGAACACCGCAGCCTGCCCGTTGCCGAAGGCCTTAAGCGCGCCTACGAAACAGCGATCAACTGCTTCCCCGGCGTCTCCCTCGCAAGCTGATCGGCCAAGCCCGCACAGCCCCTGCCACCTCCGGCAACGCGACTAACCCCCTTCTCCATTTCCTGAAAGGCCACACCCCATGTCCAATGACAAACGCCTTCGCCTGGCACTGTTCGGCTCGGGCCGCATCGGGCAGGTACACGCCCGCAACATTGCCGCCCATCCCGACATCGATCTCGTTCTGATCGCCGACCCCTTCATCGACGGAGCACGCCGGCTGGCAGAAAGCACTGGCGCCCGCGCGGTGCAGGACCCCGAAGAGGTCTTCGCCGACACCAGCCTCGACGGCGTGATCATCGGTTCGCCCACCAGCACCCACGTGGACCTCATCTCCCGATCGGTTGCCCACGGCCTCGCGGTCCTCTGCGAAAAGCCCATCGACCTCGACATCGACACTGTCCTTTCCTGCCGTGAGCAGATCAAGGACTCCACCGTCCCGATCATGCTCGGCTTCAACCGCCGCTTCGATCCGTCCTTCGCCGCCGTGCGCACCCGGGTCGAAGCCGGGGAAATCGGCAAGCTCGAACAGCTCACCATCACAAGCCGCGATCCCGAGCCGGCCCCTCGTGACTACATCGCCGGTTCCGGCGGCATCTTCCGCGACATGACGATCCACGACCTGGACATGGCCCGATCCTTCGTCCCGCACATCGTCGAAGTGTCCGCAGTCGCATCGAATGTCTTCAGCAAAGACATCGCCGAGCTCAACGACTTCGACTCCGCAGTGGTGACCCTCCGCGGCCGCGACGGTGAACTCATCACCATCACCAACTCGCGCCACTGCGCCTTCGGCTACGACCAGCGCCTGGAAGCCTTCGGTCCGCAGGGAATGCTCTCCGCCGGCAACGTTACTCCCACAACAGTGCGCAAATCCGGTGCGGCAGGAACAGAAGAGTCAGATGCATACCTGCCGTTCTTCCTCGAACGGTACCCCCAGGCCTACTACGCGGAACTTGAGGCATTCGCCCGGTCCATCCGCACAGGAGCGCCCACCTCACCGAACTTCGCAGATGGAGTGTCGGCACTGGTCCTGGCCAACGCGGCAGCCGAATCGGCCGTGACCGGCAAGACCGTGAGCGTCGTCGAGTTCTAACCCCTCGAGGCTGGGGCTTCCCCTCAAACCCAGGGAATCCCCAGCCCAACCATTAGTTCCCCTTTAGTTACATCCGGCCCCCGGCCTCCCTTCCGCTATGCCCAAAACGGCGACGGCGCGGCCGGCGCCGAGGATCGAGGAGACAACATGTCAAACGGAAAGTGGGCTTGGAATGTCCGCGAAGGCGATCTGGTCGCGTGCCCCGACGGGCACGGCCACATCCGCGGAACCGTCGTGGAAGCCGCCCCCGAAATCGGCGTCGTATGGGTCAGAGACAACATCTATGGCGAACGCCGCATGCTCATGATGCAAGACCTTGTCCCCGACACCCCGAGAAGCGCCGGCTTTGCGGTGCCCCTCTCTCAGTTTCGGGCCTCGTAACACTCCTAGGCAGCAACATCGGGGTCCTCGGGCACGTTCGCCCCGCTGAAAAGCACAACGAAAAGGAACGAACCCCAGTGAAAGTCTTTAGCTCGCCGGCCGTTAAGAAAGCACTCGATGAGGTCATCATCATGTTCCGGCAGGAAACAGGAGTCAGCATCGACGCTGTCTTCGAACCCACAGGCCAACTCCTTCGGCGTATCGACGCCGGTGAATCCTTCGACGTGATGATCGCCGTTACCGAATCCTTCGGCCCCCTCACCACTGTCATCGAACCACACACCCTGACATCGGTGGCCCGCGCCGGTATCGGCGTCGCCGTAAAGCGCGGTACCCCCGAACCCGACATCTCCACCGCTGAATCCTTCATCCAAACCCTGCGCGCGGCAAGATCAGTTGCCTACTCCGGCGTCGGAGCAAGCGGCGCATACTTCATGACCCTCCTGGACAAACTCGGTCTGTCAGAGGACGTCGGCGCCCGCGCCACCGTCGTCGAAAAAGGCTACGTTGCCCAGGCTCTCATTACAGGCAACGCCGACGTCGCTATCCAACAGCTCAGCGAGCTGCTGTTCGTTCCCCAAGCCCAGGTCGTGGGTCCCTTTCCGCCAGAGCTACAGCACTACACCGAGTTCTCAGCAGCAGTCAGCGCCCAAGCCAGCGACCCGGACCAAGCGCAAGCCTTCGTCAACTTCCTCACCTCCGCACCGGCGCAGACAGCCTACATCCAAACGAGGCTGGAACTGCCCACAGCCCCCGCACAGTAACGACAATCTTCCCCAGGCCGGGACGATTAGGCTCGACAAGCTGACCGTGGTGACTCTGTTCCGTCCACAGCTGGGGTCAATTCGGATTATCCACGGCTGGAAGCCGGGCGCCGTTGGGGTAGCACCCATCGCAGCAGTAGCGGTGGATAACCCATAGGAATTCTCCCTGGCTGTGGGCGGCGGCGGGACCGAGCCTCTCAGTGGGCCCAGAGCTAAGTCCCTCATTTCGGGGCCCAGCCAATACGCCCTGTGTCAGGTTGGGGTGTGACCTATCTCGACGAACGTCCTGGCCCGATGCACCCGGCTCCAGCCGTTCCAGGAACTTCTTCCACGTGTGACAACCCACGTGGCAACGTAGGTTCCCTCTTATTACAGGGCCCGCCTTAGCCGGCTGCGGCGGCCTTGAGCGGGACGGGGACCAGTTCCTGGAGTTCTTCGAGGGTGCAGCCGAAGGTTTCGCGGACGGCGACGCCTTCGGGGCCGGTGAGGAACACTGCTTTGTCCGTGTAGACCCGGGTGACGCAGCCGACGCCGGTGAGCGGGTAGGTGCAGGTTTCCACGATCTTGGAGGCGCCTTCGCGGGTGAGGAGGGTCATCATGACGAACACTTCCTTGGCGCCGGTGGCCAGGTCCATGGCACCGCCGACGGCGGGTATCGCCCCGGATGTCCCCGTGTGCCAGTTGGCGAGGTCACCGGTGGCGGAGACCTGAAACGCGCCCAGGACGCAGATGTCCAGGTGCCCGCCGCGCATGATCGAGAAGGAGTCGGCGTGGTGGAAGTAGGACGCTCCGGGAAGTTCGGTGACGGGGATCTTGCCGGCGTTGATGAGGTCCCTATCGATCTGGTCGCCTTGGGCTTCCGGGCCCATGCCGAGCATACCGTTCTCGGTGTGGAGGGTGATGTCCTGGTCCTCGGTGAGGTAGTTGGACACCAAGGTGGGCTGGCCGATGCCCAGGTTTACAAACGATCCCGGGGCAATATCCTTGGCCACAAGGCGGGCCAGGTCATCCCGGCCCAGGGGTGTGGCAGAGGTCTGGATGGAGGTTGCAGTAGTCATCTCAAGCCACCTTCTCGCTAGTGCCGGCGAGGCGGCGGTCTGAGGCCGCTACGCGGACAACCGTATTGACGTATATGCCGGGGTCACCACGTTTTCCGGGTCCAGCGCACCGGTGGGGACGATCTCGGACACTTGCACGATGGTCTGCTTCGCGGCAGCGGCCATGATGGGACCGAAGTTCCGGGCGGTCTTGCGGTACACGAGGTTGCCCTTGCCGTCCGCTTTCAGTGCTTTGATCAGGGCGACGTCGGCGTGGATGGGGGTCTCGAACACCTGGCCACGTCCGTCGATGATCCGGGTTTCCTTGCCCTCGGCCAGCATGGTGCCGTAGCCGGTGGGGGTGAAGAACCCACCAATGCCGGCTCCGGCGGCACGGATCCGCTCGGCGAGATTGCCCTGCGGCACCAGTTCCAGCTCGATCTGCCCGGCCTTGTACTTGGCGTCGAAATGCCAGGAATCGGACTGCCGCGGGAAGGAACAGATCATCTTCTTCACCCGGCCTTCCTTGATCAGCAGCGCCAAACCCTGGTCGCCCTGGCCGGCGTTGTTGTTCACCACGGTCAGGGCGGTGGCGCCGCAGTCCATCAGCGCATCGATCAGTTCGAACGGCTGCCCGGCGTTGCCGAACCCGCCGATCATCACGGTGGAACCATCCCTGATGCCGGCGACGGAATCGGCCACGGTGTCTACAAAATTCAGCATCGCCTAGCCCTTTCCTTCATGCCGAAGCGTCGGCAGTTACGTTTTCGAGCACCACGGCCAGGCCCTGGCCCACACCGATGCACATCGCCGCGACACCCCAGCGCTCCCCGGAGGCCTGCAGTGACCGGGCGAGGGTGCCCAGGATCCGCGTGCCGGACGCGCCGAGCGGGTGGCCCATTGCGATCGCGCCGCCATGGGCGTTCACGATGGTGTGGTCGATGCCCCAGGCGTTGATGCAGGCCAGGGACTGTGCGGCGAACGCTTCGTTAAGTTCGACGGCGCCCACCTGGTCCCAGCCGATGCCCGCCTTCGCGAGGGCCTTGTTGGCGGCCTCCACCGGGGCGTAGCCGAAGTACTGGGGGTCGTTGCCGTGCGCGCCGCGGCCGGCGATCCGGGCCAGGGGTTCGAGCCCGAGCAGCCCGGCGGCGGCCTCGGATCCGATCCAGGCCGCGGAGGCGCCGTCATTCAGCGGGGACGAGTTCCCCGCGGTCACGGTGCCGTTCTCGGCCCGGAACACGGTCTTCAAGCCCGCGAGCTTCTCCGCCGATGAACCGGCCCGGATACCTTCGTCGCGGACCAGGCCGGTGCCCGGCACCGGGGCCACAAGGTTGTCGTAGAAGCCCTCGTCCCACGCGGCGGCGGCGAGGTTGTGCGAGTTCGCCGCGAACTCGTCCTGCGCCTGCCGGGTCACGCCGTACTTTTCGCGCAGCCGCTCCGTAGCCTCACCATTGGAAATGGTCCACTCCTTGGGCATCGCCTTGTTGACAAGGCGCCAGCCCAACGTGGTGGACGCCAGTGTCATGTCCCCGGCAGGGTAGGGCTTCTCCGTCTTGGGCAGCACCCACGGGGCGCGGGACATCGACTCCGCGCCGCCTACCAGCACCAGCTCCGCATCACCGGCGTTGATCTGGCGCGAGGCGATAATCGCCGCATCCAGGGAAGAGCCGCACAGCCGGTTGACCGTGGTGCCAGGGATGGACACCGGCAGGCCGGCCAGCAGCGTGCCCATCCTGGCGATGTTCCGGTTCTCCTCGCCCGCGCCGTTGGCGTTGCCGAAGACCACCTCATCGATCCGCTCCGGATCCAGGGCGGGAGCGCGCTTCACTGATTCCTTGATGACATGCGCGGCAAGGTCGTCCGGGCGGACGGCGGCGAGGCCGGAGCCGAACTTGCCGAACGGGGTGCGCACGGCGTCGTAAACAAAAGCCTGGTTCATGGTTCTTCCTTCGTTGGCGCGAGCAGAGGTTGCGGGGTCTAAGCTGCCGCAGGCTTGCGGGGAGTCGGCTGGTACGCCAAGAATTTCCAGCTCTCGCCCTCTTTTATCCATACCGAGAGTGCGCTGTTGGCAAGCGTTTTGTGGGTTCCGTTGACGGTGAGGTCCGCGTTCATCTGTCCCAATACGAGTGCGGTGTCCCCAATCAAGACGATGTCTTCAATGGGGTGGTCGATCCGGTGGTACCTATAGAAGCCCTTGCGAAGCTTTTCCAGGTAGCTGCCCAGCGTGTCACGGTCACCCAGCGAATGGGTGTACACCAGACGCTGGTGGCACAGGCCCTCGAAGGCGTCGTAATCACCGTCGACTACGGCTTGGTAGCGCTTTGCCTCCAAGGTTTCGATCTTATTTTTCTCGGCTGCAGTGGCGTTATCCACGGAGCACTCTCCTTGCTTAAAGTGTTGGGGGCTATCGGCCGCCACGAGTCTGATTTCGCCCCGCTGTCCACGCCCAACGCTGCTTCTTCACGACGTTGAGCCGGGCCTTCGTTAGGGAAAGCCAACCCGAAGCTGATGATTCTTGGCCCAACCTCATTCCAAGGTAAGTGGCAGCAGGCTTCGGCGTCAACTACTAGTTGACACATTTCGCCGGGCCGGGTGGCGCCACGGAGCCCGCGACAAGCCTTCTCTTACGGCATTTTCAGTGGAGGGACGGCCCTAATTTAGAGGAGAATGCGTTTTCTAAGGACCCGCTCAGATGACGATAACCTCTGGCCCGAGGTTTACAACATGGGTGAACATGTAACCTTGGACTTGACACCTGTGGGTTAGATCACTTAACCTCGTCCTCGAACCAATCAAACGGAATGAGGTCAACGTGGTCCTTAGTACCGAGGTCCTGCTTTCTGTAAGCAGGATCAGCAAAAGCTTCGGCGGGGCGAAGGCGCTCAACGACGTTTCGGTGGACTTCCGGGCCGGGTGAAGTGCACGCGCTGCTGGGAGAAAACGGTGCCGGAAAGAGCACCCTGGTCAAAGTGATAGCCGGTGTAGTTACCGCTGATACCGGCGAAGTGACATTCCCGGGAGGCTCCGAATCATCCGATGTAGCCATGGGAGGCGCGGCAGCCCCTCGGACGCATCACCGGAGCGGATGAAGTCGCCAATTCGGCACTTTTCCTGCTCGCCAAGGAGTCCTCGGCCATCTTCGGCACCACCGTTGTAGCTGACGGGGGCCTGACCACCGGTTTTGATTTCCGGACCGGCTCCGAAGGTTCTTCCGCCCATCAGAACTAAAGCACCACAGGAACACCGAACCACCGAAAGGTACAACTCATGGAACTGGAACTGACCGGCAAGAAAGCCGTCATCACCGGCGCTGCCCTGGGCATTGGCCGTGCCACAGCACTGCTGCTCACCGCCGAAGGAGCCACAGTCGCAGCCCTGGACATCGACAAATCGGCCCTGACTGAACTTGAGGAACTGGCGTCTGACCACCCTGGCCGGATCGTCCCGACCGTTGTTGACTTCACCCGAGGTGAAGCTACGAACAACGCTGTTGCCGAGGCTATCGACCAGCTCGGCGGCCTGGACCTTCTCATCAACAACGTCGGCTCTGGAGCAGTCAGGACCTTCGAGCAGATCACCGACGCGGACTGGGCCCTCACGATGGAGCTGAACTTCATGAGTTACGTGCGCGCCATCCGCGCCGCTCTGCCCGCCCTGCGCGAGTCAGCGGCTCCGTGCATCGTCAACAACGCATCCGACCTCGCCCGGCAACCTGAGGCCCAGCCTGTCGACTACTCCGCCAGCAAGGCAGCTGTCCTGGCCTTGACGAAGTCCATTGCCCGCGCGGAGGGACCGAAGATCCGGGTCAACGCCGTGGCCCCGGGACCCATCTGGACACCGTTTTGGACCAAGCCGGGCGGTTTTGCTGACACGTTCGCAACCCTGCACGGGATGGAACGCCAGGCAGCCGTAGAACATGAAATGAAGCTGCGCCAGCTGCCCCTGGAACGGCTCGGCACTCCGGAGGAAGTAGCACGCGTCATCGCGTTGCTCTGTAGCCCGGTGACCAGCTTCGTCACCGGGTCCGTCTGGGGCGTGGATGGCGGCAGCATCCGCGGACTCATCTAACCTTCAGCCCGCCCTGGATCGGAAGGAGCACCACGTGCCCGATCACCATTCTTCAAACGAACAGGAGATCCTGTCCCTCGAAAACCGCCGCTACGAGGCCGTGCTTAGGTCTGACTTCGACGCCTTCGCTGAACTTTGCCATGAGGACCTCGTCTACGCGCACTCAAACGGGGAACGCGATGACCTGATCAGCTACATAGACAAGTGCCGGCAGGGTGTGTACGTCTATCACCGGATCGATCATCCGGTGGAGCAGGTCAAAATAGTGGGCGATGTAGCCCTCGTGATGGGAGAAATGCACGCCGATCTGACCATCAGGGGCACGCGGACCGCATTGGACAACACCGCGCTGGCCGTGTGGATCCGCGTGGGTTCATCTTGGAAGCTGCTGGCCTACCAGCCGACGCCCAAGCCTGGGCAGCCTGCCCTCGGTCAGGAAGACACCACCGCCTCCGCGGACTCAGCTGTCTGAAGTGACCCAGGCCAGCAAAGCCAAAAGAGTGCCGGCGCGACACCCGTCGCCGGCACTCTTTTAGCGTCTACCGCGTCCGTGTCATGAAAGGGGAGGAATGCTAGGAGTGGGAGTGTTCCATCGTCGTGGAGTCCTCACCGTTCGATCCCTGTCCGGCCCTGGCCAGGTCGAGGGGATGGGCGAAGCCTTGACGGCCGACCACGGCCCAGATGGCGACGCAATCTTCAGCGGAGGTGTTGCTGAGACGGTGCGGAACGTTGGAATCGAAGTTCATGCTGTCTCCAGGCCCGAGAACATCGCTGTCGAAGGCGACCTGGACGTTGAGCTGGCCGGAAAGGATATGGATGTATTCCCATCCGGGGTGGCGCATCAGGGCCTCTGC is a window encoding:
- the iolG gene encoding inositol 2-dehydrogenase gives rise to the protein MSNDKRLRLALFGSGRIGQVHARNIAAHPDIDLVLIADPFIDGARRLAESTGARAVQDPEEVFADTSLDGVIIGSPTSTHVDLISRSVAHGLAVLCEKPIDLDIDTVLSCREQIKDSTVPIMLGFNRRFDPSFAAVRTRVEAGEIGKLEQLTITSRDPEPAPRDYIAGSGGIFRDMTIHDLDMARSFVPHIVEVSAVASNVFSKDIAELNDFDSAVVTLRGRDGELITITNSRHCAFGYDQRLEAFGPQGMLSAGNVTPTTVRKSGAAGTEESDAYLPFFLERYPQAYYAELEAFARSIRTGAPTSPNFADGVSALVLANAAAESAVTGKTVSVVEF
- a CDS encoding SDR family NAD(P)-dependent oxidoreductase; this translates as MELELTGKKAVITGAALGIGRATALLLTAEGATVAALDIDKSALTELEELASDHPGRIVPTVVDFTRGEATNNAVAEAIDQLGGLDLLINNVGSGAVRTFEQITDADWALTMELNFMSYVRAIRAALPALRESAAPCIVNNASDLARQPEAQPVDYSASKAAVLALTKSIARAEGPKIRVNAVAPGPIWTPFWTKPGGFADTFATLHGMERQAAVEHEMKLRQLPLERLGTPEEVARVIALLCSPVTSFVTGSVWGVDGGSIRGLI
- a CDS encoding molybdate ABC transporter substrate-binding protein, which produces MKVFSSPAVKKALDEVIIMFRQETGVSIDAVFEPTGQLLRRIDAGESFDVMIAVTESFGPLTTVIEPHTLTSVARAGIGVAVKRGTPEPDISTAESFIQTLRAARSVAYSGVGASGAYFMTLLDKLGLSEDVGARATVVEKGYVAQALITGNADVAIQQLSELLFVPQAQVVGPFPPELQHYTEFSAAVSAQASDPDQAQAFVNFLTSAPAQTAYIQTRLELPTAPAQ
- a CDS encoding sugar phosphate isomerase/epimerase family protein; this translates as MTSETNAAPQLIATCWVSAGDTAPGRPNETSPIPIQERINLIAQTGWSGIGLVHHDLLHARRTIGYAELGRMIREAGIGIIEVEFLNGWWASGAERAESDIQRAELFEAAKALGARHIKVGAGMTDNPLPLSTMASAFSDLADEAAESGIRLALEATPFSHLRTAQEAVKVVTYSDSPAAGLMIDIWHTHRSGLSHDDLWDVVPMDKVFAVEIDDGYKDVVGTIFEDTINNRAYCGQGDFDTRTFIQRTLDAGYKGPWGVEIISAEHRSLPVAEGLKRAYETAINCFPGVSLAS
- a CDS encoding IclR family transcriptional regulator, which codes for MNTIQLLKKAGQVIDELARIGQSTPAELAKVVSEPRPTVYRIVAALEQEKLVRSGGYGKLELGTGILKLGDAAADALVDRAELREQLRWIRSQLGMSPYFCVLRENGAVCLDQIQGADVDLHDLAPGRTLPLHAGAASQALLAFGAPEFRESVLASCPYPGIASRTPLTGEQLRERVEQTARRGWSVEDSEVIEGVASIAVPVFRHDGSLLGAISVAGLRATVLGQEGAARRILDAAAQGIAASMSQEDPNDTKEATRLDPPEGSERDSPRAPAVIAKASALMSALAEERIATSTRLTELLEEPASSIYRMLATLAEAGWVEQIGHRGAYRVGSKMIALSGDLTRRLDIRRAAAPILREIHTATGETTFLCIRRGTRAVCIERIDGIRVNSRVLKLGESLPLHVGAAPRALLAFEDRASWDEYAAVVASSGEPWRDVRSRSEFYSGLEDIRDQGFVVSDNNVTPGIAAIGAPVFDHRGEVAASLSISGLREGILSRPEGEEPIVGLLLRGTRALSDYLGAPQAALKKDADVSQVIA
- a CDS encoding thiolase family protein — encoded protein: MNQAFVYDAVRTPFGKFGSGLAAVRPDDLAAHVIKESVKRAPALDPERIDEVVFGNANGAGEENRNIARMGTLLAGLPVSIPGTTVNRLCGSSLDAAIIASRQINAGDAELVLVGGAESMSRAPWVLPKTEKPYPAGDMTLASTTLGWRLVNKAMPKEWTISNGEATERLREKYGVTRQAQDEFAANSHNLAAAAWDEGFYDNLVAPVPGTGLVRDEGIRAGSSAEKLAGLKTVFRAENGTVTAGNSSPLNDGASAAWIGSEAAAGLLGLEPLARIAGRGAHGNDPQYFGYAPVEAANKALAKAGIGWDQVGAVELNEAFAAQSLACINAWGIDHTIVNAHGGAIAMGHPLGASGTRILGTLARSLQASGERWGVAAMCIGVGQGLAVVLENVTADASA
- a CDS encoding nuclear transport factor 2 family protein; this encodes MDNATAAEKNKIETLEAKRYQAVVDGDYDAFEGLCHQRLVYTHSLGDRDTLGSYLEKLRKGFYRYHRIDHPIEDIVLIGDTALVLGQMNADLTVNGTHKTLANSALSVWIKEGESWKFLAYQPTPRKPAAA
- a CDS encoding Gfo/Idh/MocA family protein; this translates as MEPIVVGLLGITHPHASARVRALREIEGVEVVAAADDDPRLQYFTDKYDMEPRSIDALLQDERINAIMVHSKSKDMVPHALRALAAGKSVVVEKPGGGTVEDLVQLAEAESKATPGLVVQVGYNVRLAQSIAEAKELIDAGVIGEVVSVSARGAALVGEHLTAHLNQPADMGGALWIIGCHMLDSLVHMFGAPDSVNARVHKSGRLSDESSREDSAAVLLNYPDKSVTFSFDGHDRLEWFESSRISVYGTGGMLEIGILPQKLRVYVDQDRAGWRAGWTEWTQSHFTPPFARTELNKFSELPELENISNFHPEMRGWVDSIRTGAPVVAPVADALAVARIVDACYRSEKEQGASMEVETA
- a CDS encoding 3-oxoacid CoA-transferase subunit B: MTTATSIQTSATPLGRDDLARLVAKDIAPGSFVNLGIGQPTLVSNYLTEDQDITLHTENGMLGMGPEAQGDQIDRDLINAGKIPVTELPGASYFHHADSFSIMRGGHLDICVLGAFQVSATGDLANWHTGTSGAIPAVGGAMDLATGAKEVFVMMTLLTREGASKIVETCTYPLTGVGCVTRVYTDKAVFLTGPEGVAVRETFGCTLEELQELVPVPLKAAAAG
- a CDS encoding ATP-binding cassette domain-containing protein; the encoded protein is MHALLGENGAGKSTLVKVIAGVVTADTGEVTFPGGSESSDVAMGGAAAPRTHHRSG